One Ictalurus furcatus strain D&B chromosome 21, Billie_1.0, whole genome shotgun sequence genomic region harbors:
- the LOC128624822 gene encoding death-inducer obliterator 1-like isoform X4 codes for MEEIVSPELAQSPEPESSQDLDSSSQAPVVVAGEEKDSKDDKGQSDAARKELEDIEKSAKNSGEFKKTWRFRRTTIEKRDMTGETAGITESPGAPVRRSGRQAKRTDKLEEFLVTVKRGRGTGRRSAPAHLESGDPTSETASEASFDGNTEPKVTESKAPSPVRRTRGRGRGRATPKPKADMADSASDDDSSENEESATKETQEQLEIATGAEDAKSEEAKEELKQEELEKPAEETSKEAVPANTRPSRSPLKAGPKREAKPKAGGCTEKDEDEEEDDESLSSSSESDNDGYDPNALYCICRQKHNKRFMICCDRCEEWFHGDCVGITEARGRLMERNSEDYVCPNCTCRKAQGAKPSTSTAGAETGKRPVTPTTARKSELSPALFSQANVQTPTTASGLPPAAFPATAEEKTGEEFGIKGRIEKATNPSGKKKIKIFQPQVMATAEESSLPKCIGPGCERDALPDSVYCGNDCILKHAAAAMKTITTDSKETKPKEKPKPKILKKPAVISTVKSSGPERRSSRRSTDSSSKAQEESLESEGREDEDEEDEEDRVAEEHPPPPAMSSWSSDHNYIAVAPEKTTAISPTVLNKASAAQKDEEEKTEETEPEKKEPAPIEKKPPPAATMSPKGGKRSPGPKMAKPGPVSTSKGKTSTTSSSSAKDLKKQSLSQVVKLKKTGPPPPPPIPVFSSSGPPGSSRLHPTGALSVGKSTFTIPKKQPQSGVKESVSSGSSLASRMPSGSMPTNSQSQPQASKPVLPAAPLPPQAPPNNQMRSNIRRSLTDILYKRVSDSDDLSMSESEVGKLAVSIEKEMFNLYMNTDSKYKNKYRSLMFNLKDPKNKGLFYRVIGGEVSPFRLVRLSPEELLSKEISDWRKPGHSEILDASGRTHPGQSKAGSKQDAAPPDVDMEEAPSMSDGDDHQESHPSATPQSSASAGKSSAVPDILSNMLKDTTAEHRAHLFDLNCKICTGQKSADDEPAAKKPKMLAPKRQDPPEKPKTEQRASKLPTDQPNVSYAASDVSMPHQPSSTDDQSSIVPVVQAPMVTPAVSSVTISRRDPRTASHRSSAPLTQTEPDVSMPVGTPVSVPVATPTPSEAPVVDVKGPLPMPPPAPVSLPKPVMPKQVTSTESRNYGASASSMTEPPPEGETALFLSGQEIMWKGFVNMHSVAKFVTKAYLVSGSFEHLKEDLPDTIHIGGRISPHTVWDYVGKLKTSLSKELCLIRFHPATEEEEVAYVSLFSYFSSRKRFGVVANSNKRIKDLYLIPLSSKDPLPAKLLPFDGPGLEPARPNLLLGLLICQKDKKRAGAPLESEEKRSKTQRDEETGLPKPIVVSKTDKAMRINQEPISTTPPGTPPPLSSSESSVGPFTSSVFSILSSIKAPGVSTSAGSNSPSITATPAVLATSATPLQTILKTLFGKKKDSDASQSPSDRSSTDVSVPLLDPIVEQFGITKSKQVDEQEDDRPYDPEEEYDPTVSYGKEKLKDPVVSKSITQPEVRTGMVDDVAYDPEDDSIFDEVKGDPGSRKQLEEQDQQIPDAKSLLANSQLLQLGKKVEQLVAKSTTTVPVINQRRDPRQSRDPRQVAASQRLNSDDSVEKEEAPAVTSTITTTLSNTDATAAPTTITDNPPVDIAAILDTLTSQQPKVIDTPLPDSLNVEPTESCATTDAPPSQDDTNVDSQLLHPTDPELESSNSEEETKSEEVPFLDADSTEIPLLGEKIDPDLVESYLDTEPKESPKENDDLFESENKSFEEIWPNSATILKKEPISSVGESTESSTTTYYNITTISTPITSMGRPQDVTQVSSSYIDSHSSHMPHMTGPNSQTDYRGPSDIPPPMSFPLPVGPPPALGPPPMTVPPPIIIPPPMSGPPPISGPPPMQMPPPIQGPPHGENDLSQYPPPGPYTPYQNQWGNSPQFDASRGPLPPMVTPRGPPPSVPPMGQRGPPPQIFNNNMPPHHIGPRGPPPGPLPPGPLPPPFDGQRFNGPPPPFNFPGPRGPLPPFAGPPPGHFDSRAPPPSHFPGPRGPHPPHNIGEPGPLTNIPRIPADSDGGSSYQSGIEQPQVQTASHNYRDNQGPSHGPPFRGPPPNHFDGRRGPPGSAGDIPGHRFPHPTQFRGSPQDRVPFEEPRGGSSQDLERHRGPGPQHFGGPRAPLPGHYSDNDSGGQTARYQLNDHLNDIRPVRGPLLPTPSEGPIPVPGRMGGHSPESHREDHWRRHSPEMRRRSSSTRDGAEPQERTSRFDSGPRDRDGPSRLSEERQRDVSEDRRRDRERDGLHGGRSWGWTRDREWDRGRERDRDRERERDRERDHSRDRERDHSRDRDRDRDRSRERDRERERSRERDRSRGRDTDRHREGDGDKRRDRERDRDRGRERESDRKDHERERERGKNRERDRDRDRDRDRDRDRDSRDKRRERSRSRERDRARDRRDRDRERDREREKDREKDREKDKDREKDRDREKDRDREKDREKDRDREKDRDKDRDKRQRSRSKDRKEEKKDRPETSRDTEKSTDNEVMS; via the exons ATGGAGGAGATTGTGAGCCCTGAGCTAGCTCAAAGTCCTGAGCCTGAGTCCAGCCAGGATTTGGATTCCAGTTCACAAG ctccagttgTCGTGGCAGGGGAGGAAAAAGACAGTAAGGATGACAAAGGCCAAAGTGATGCCGCTCGCAAAGAACTAGAGGACATAGAGAAATCAGCCAAGAACTCCGGCGAGTTTAAGAAGACTTGGCGCTTCCGCAGGACCACTATTGAAAAAAGAGACATGACTGGAGAGACGGCAGGTATAACAGAGAGTCCTGGAGCACCGGTGCGAAGAAGCGGCAGGCAGGCCAAGCGCACTGATAAGCTTGAGGAGTTCCTGGTGACAGTCAAGCGAGGGAGAGGAACAGGGAGACGTAGCGCACCTGCTCACCTGGAAAGTGGAGATCCAACGTCTGAGACCGCATCAGAGGCCAGCTTTGATGGAAACACCGAGCCTAAAGTGACTGAAAGCAAAGCGCCATCCCCAGTGAGGAGGACCAGAGGGAGGGGCAGGGGAAGGGCGACCCCCAAGCCCAAAGCGGACATGGCTGACTCGGCCAGTGACGACGATAGTTCAGAAAACGAAGAGAGCGCCACGAAAGAGACACAAGAGCAGCTTGAGATCGCGACTGGTGCAGAGGATGCCAAGTCGGAGGAGGCGAAAGAAGAACTGAAACAAGAAGAATTGGAGAAACCAGCTGAAGAGACAAGCAAGGAGGCAGTGCCTGCCAACACAAGGCCTTCAAGAAGCCCTTTGAAAGCAGGCCCCAAAAGAGAAGCTAAGCCTAAAGCAGGGGGATGCACAGAGaaggatgaggatgaagaggaggatgatgagTCGTTGTCATCATCCAGCGAGTCTGATAATGACGGTTATGATCCAAATGCACTTTACTGCAtctgcagacagaaacacaacaaAAG GTTCATGATCTGCTGTGACCGCTGTGAGGAGTGGTTCCACGGAGACTGTGTGGGCATTACGGAGGCACGCGGCCGCCTAATGGAGCGCAACAGTGAGGACTACGTGTGCCCCAACTGCACCTGCAGGAAAGCCCAGGGCGCCAAGCCTTCCACATCTACAGCAGGTGCTGAAACTGGCAAACGGCCTGTTACTCCCACTACTGCTCGCAAGTCAGAGCTCAGTCCAGCTCTTTTTAGCCAAGCCAATGTACAGACACCTACAACTGCTAGCGGTCTGCCTCCTGCTGCTTTTCCTGCTACTGCAGAAGAGAAGACCGGGGAAGAATTCGGCATCAAGGGCAGGATTGAGAAAGCTACTAACCCAAGcggcaaaaagaaaataaagattttCCAGCCG CAGGTGATGGCGACTGCAGAGGAATCCTCTCTCCCTAAATGCATTGGTCCTGGCTGTGAGAGGGACGCTCTGCCCGACTCGGTCTACTGTGGTAATGACTGCATCCTGAAgcatgctgctgctgccatgAAGACCATCACTACTGACAGCAAGGAGACTAAACCCAAGGAGAAGCCCAAGCCGAAAATCCTGAAAAAGCCTGCAGTCATATCTACAGTCAAG AGTTCGGGTCCCGAGCGAAGGAGCAGCAGGAGGTCCACCGACTCGTCCAGCAAAGCTCAAGAGGAGTCCTTGGAGTCAGAAGGCCGcgaagatgaagatgaggaggacGAAGAAGACAGAGTTGCAGAGGAGCATCCACCACCCCCAGCCATGTCGTCCTGGTCCAGCGACCATAATTACATTGCAGTAGCGCCAGAAAAGACTACAGCAATATCACCAACTGTGTTAAACAAAGCGT CAGCTGCTCAGAAGgatgaagaggaaaaaacagaagaaactgaACCAGAAAAGAAAGAGCCAGCTCCTATCGAGAAGAAACCTCCTCCTGCAGCAACTATGTCTCCTAAAGGAGGCAAAAGGTCCCCAGGCCCGAAGATGGCCAAGCCTGGTCCAGTCTCAACGTCCAAAGGCAAAACAAGCACTACGTCCTCAAGCAGTGCCAAAGACTTGAAAAAACAGTCTCTATCCCAAGTGGTCAAATTGAAAAAAACAggaccaccacctcctcctcccatTCCAGTCTTCTCTTCTTCTGGTCCTCCTGGATCATCACGGCTCCATCCCACTGGAGCTCTGAGTGTTGGCAAGAGCACCTTTACCATCCCCAAAAAGCAGCCACAGTCTGGGGTGAAAGAATCTGTTAGTTCTGGTTCCTCTCTGGCCTCCAGGATGCCTTCTGGATCCATGCCCACTAACTCCCAGAGCCAGCCACAGGCGTCCAAGCCAGTGCTACCAGCAGCACCTCTCCCTCCACAAGCACCTCCAAACAACCAGATGAGGTCCAACATTCGTCGTTCGCTCACTGACATTCTGTACAAAAG GGTGAGCGACAGTGATGATCTTTCCATGTCTGAGAGCGAGGTGGGCAAGCTGGCTGTTAGCATTGAGAAAGAAATGTTCAATCTGTACATGAACACAGACAGCAAATACAAGAACAAGTACAGATCTCTAATGTTCAATCTAAAGGATCCTAAAAATAAG GGCTTGTTTTATCGTGTGATTGGTGGAGAGGTCAGCCCGTTTCGGTTAGTGAGGCTCAGCCCTGAAGAATTGCTCTCTAAAGAGATTTCTGATTGGAGGAAACCTGGTCACTCTGAG attCTGGATGCTAGTGGAAGGACCCATCCAGGGCAGTCAAAAGCTGGATCCAAACAGGACGCAGCTCCCCCTGATGTTGACATGGAAGAAGCTCCTTCCATGTCTGATGGAGAT GATCATCAGGAGTCCCACCCATCTGCCACACCTCAGAGTTCTGCTTCAGCAGGAAAAAGCAGTGCTGTCCCAGACATCTTGAGCAACATGCTGAAAGACACCACGGCAGAACACAGGGCTCACCTGTTTGACCTTAACTGCAAGATCTGCACAG GTCAGAAGTCAGCTGATGATGAGCCAGCAGCTAAAAAGCCCAAAATGTTGGCTCCTAAAAGACAAGACCCTCCcgaaaaacccaaaacagagCAGCGAGCCTCCAAGTTGCCGACAGACCAACCTAACGTCTCTTATGCTGCCAGTGACGTGTCTATGCCTCATCAGCCAAGTAGCACAGACGACCAGAGCAGCATAGTGCCTGTTGTACAAGCCCCTATGGTCACGCCGGCAGTTTCTTCTGTCACTATAAGCCGCCGTGACCCTCGTACTGCCAGCCACCGCTCCTCTGCACCTCTCACTCAGACAGAACCTGATGTCAGTATGCCTGTTGGTACACCAGTCAGTGTGCCTGTTGCCACCCCTACACCCTCTGAAGCTCCTGTGGTGGACGTGAAGGGGCCGTTGCCTATGCCACCTCCAGCTCCGGTATCTCTGCCTAAACCTGTGATGCCAAAACAAGTCACTTCAACAGAATCACGGAACTACGGGGCCAGCGCATCCAG CATGACTGAGCCGCCTCCTGAAGGCGAAACAGCTCTGTTCCTGTCAGGACAGGAGATTATGTGGAAAGGATTTGTCAACATGCACTCTGTTGCCAAGTTCGTCACAAAGGCCTACCTGGTCTCGGGATCCTTTGAGCATCTCAAGGAG GACTTACCTGATACCATTCACATTGGTGGCAGAATATCACCACACACAGTTTGGGACTATGTTGGTAAACTGAAGACTTCACTGTCGAAA GAGCTTTGTCTTATTCGTTTCCATCCAGCAACAGAAGAGGAGGAAGTTGCGTACGTGTCCCTGTTTTCTTATTTCAGCAGCCGCAAGCGGTTTGGCGTAGTGGCCAACAGCAACAAACGCATCAAAGACCTTTACCTCATTCCACTGAGCTCCAAGGACCCTCTGCCTGCTAAACTCTTACCTTTCGATGGACCAG gTCTTGAGCCAGCTCGTCCGAATCTCTTGCTTGGGCTGTTAATTTGTCAGAAAGACAAGAAACGTGCTGGAGCCCCTCTGGAAAGTGAGGAAAAACGTTCTAAAACCCAGAGAGATGAGGAGACTGGCCTCCCGAAACCAATCGTTGTTAGCAAAACTGACAAAGCCATGCGGATCAATCAGGAGCCTATAAGCACAACTCCTCCTGGAACTCCGCCCCCTCTCAGCAGTTCAGAGTCATCAGTTGGTCCGTTTACATCGTCAGTGTTTTCCATCTTGTCCTCCATCAAGGCACCTGGTGTCTCCACAAGTGCAGGCAGTAATTCCCCATCAATTACGGCCACCCCAGCTGTTCTTGCCACATCTGCCACTCCACTTCAaaccatcctgaagactttgttTGGTAAGAAGAAGGATTCTGATGCTTCTCAGTCCCCTTCAGATCGAAGTTCAACAGATGTTTCTGTTCCTCTTCTGGATCCGATAGTTGAGCAATTTGGCATTacaaaaagtaaacaagtaGATGAACAAGAGGATGATCGACCATATGACCCTGAAGAAGAATATGATCCCACTGTTTCATATGGTAAAGAAAAGCTTAAGGATCCTGTGGTCTCTAAAAGCATCACGCAACCCGAGGTCAGAACTGGTATGGTAGATGATGTTGCATATGACCCTGAAGATGACTCTATTTTTGATGAGGTTAAAGGTGATCCAGGTTCCAGGAAGCAACTAGAGGAACAGGACCAGCAAATACCTGATGCTAAATCTCTCTTAGCCAACAGTCAGTTGCTTCAACTTGGTAAAAAGGTGGAGCAATTGGTTGCAAAAAGCACAACTACCGTCCCAGTTATAAATCAGAGAAGGGATCCTAGGCAGAGTAGGGATCCTAGGCAGGTAGCTGCCAGTCAGAGGCTAAACTCGGATGACTCTGTAGAGAAGGAAGAGGCTCCTGCTGTTAcgtctactattactactactttaaGTAACACTGATGCTACAGCTGCTCCTACTACAATAACAGACAATCCACCCGTTGACATTGCTGCAATACTAGACACATTAACGTCACAACAGCCTAAAGTCATAGACACTCCATTACCGGATTCCTTAAATGTAGAACCAACAGAATCTTGTGCAACCACAGATGCGCCACCATCACAAGATGACACGAACGTTGACAGTCAGCTGTTGCATCCAACTGATCCTGAGTTAGAGTCATCAAATTCTGAAGAGGAAACAAAGAGTGAAGAGGTGCCTTTCCTAGATGCAGATAGCACAGAAATTCCacttttaggggaaaaaatagaCCCTGATCTAGTAGAAAGTTACCTGGACACAGAGCCTAAAGAAAGTCCCAAAGAAAATGATGATCTGTTTGAATCAGAAAACAAGAGTTTTGAGGAAATTTGGCCTAATTCTgccaccattttaaaaaaagagccaaTCTCTTCTGTTGGAGAGTCTACAGAATCTTCTACAACGACATATTACAACATCACAACAATTAGTACACCAATAACTTCTATGGGGAGGCCACAAGATGTGACACAAGTTAGTTCATCTTATATAGATTCACATAGCTCTCATATGCCACACATGACTGGACCAAACTCTCAAACAGATTATCGAGGCCCCTCAGACATTCCACCTCCAATGTCTTTCCCTCTGCCGGTTGGGCCTCCACCTGCTCTTGGTCCACCACCAATGACTGTTCCACCCCCCATCATTATTCCACCTCCAATGTCGGGGCCACCTCCCATTTCAGGACCACCTCCAATGCAGATGCCCCCACCAATACAAGGCCCACCTCATGGGGAAAATGACCTGTCACAATATCCACCACCTGGCCCATATACACCTTACCAGAATCAGTGGGGAAACAGTCCACAGTTTGATGCTTCAAGAGGACCACTTCCTCCAATGGTTACACCCAGAGGACCCCCACCTTCAGTCCCACCAATGGGTCAAAGAGGACCTCCACctcaaatatttaataataacatGCCCCCACATCATATAGGACCTCGAGGCCCACCTCCTGGTCCTCTGCCACCTGGCCCACTACCCCCTCCTTTTGATGGGCAAAGATTCAATGGGCCTCCTCCACCTTTCAACTTTCCTGGACCCAGAGGCCCACTACCACCATTTGCAGGCCCTCCCCCTGGTCATTTTGACAGCAGGGCACCACCACCATCCCACTTCCCTGGGCCAAGAGGTCCACATCCCCCTCACAACATTGGGGAACCTGGTCCACTGACTAACATCCCAAGAATCCCTGCTGACAGTGATGGTGGAAGTTCTTATCAGTCAGGGATTGAGCAACCCCAGGTACAAACAGCCTCACACAATTACAGAGACAATCAGGGACCCTCACATGGACCTCCCTTTAGGGGACCTCCACCAAACCACTTTGATGGACGAAGAGGCCCACCTGGTTCTGCAGGAGATATTCCAGGGCACCGATTTCCTCATCCAACCCAATTTCGTGGTTCACCTCAGGATAGAGTACCCTTTGAAGAACCGAGAGGAGGGTCATCCCAAGATTTGGAAAGACACAGGGGTCCTGGCCCTCAGCATTTCGGAGGGCCAAGAGCTCCACTGCCAGGACACTATTCTGATAATGATTCTGGAGGTCAGACAGCACGTTACCAGCTCAATGACCATTTAAATGACATAAGACCTGTAAGGGGGCCTCTGTTGCCTACTCCTTCTGAAGGTCCCATCCCAGTACCAGGCCGCATGGGCGGGCATAGCCCAGAGTCCCATCGTGAGGACCACTGGAGAAGACACTCCCCTGAAATGAGAAGACGCAGCAGCTCAACTAGAGATGGTGCTGAACCTCAGGAAAGAACAAGCCGGTTTGATAGTGGCCCCCGTGACCGAGACGGCCCTTCAAGGTTGTCTGAAGAAAGGCAGCGAGATGTGTCTgaggacaggaggagagacCGAGAACGGGATGGGCTGCATGGAGGCCGATCATGGGGCTGGACCAGAGACCGTGAATGGGATCGTGGTAGGGAGAGAGACCGTGatagagaaagggagagagatcgGGAGAGAGACCACAgcagagatagggagagagaccacagcagagatagagacagggaTCGGGATCGCAGCAGggaaagggacagagagagagagcgtagcagagagagagaccgtagTAGAGGTAGAGACACTGACCGGCACAGAGAAGGCGATGGGGACAAGAGGAGGGATCGGGAACGGGATAGAGATCGTGGCAGGGAGAGAGAATCTGACAGGAAAGACCATGAACGAGAACGAGAAAGAGGAAAGAACAGAGAAAGGGATAGAGACCGTGACCGGGATAGAGACCGTGACCGAGATAGAGACAGTAGAGACAAAAGACGAGAACGCTCAAGGAGCCGTGAACGGGACCGTGCAAGAGATAGACGAGATCGGGACAGAGAGCGAGAtcgagagagggagaaggacaGGGAGAAGGACAGGGAGAAGGACAAGGACAGGGAGAAGGACCGGGACAGGGAGAAGGACCGGGACAGGGAGAAGGACAGGGAGAAGGACCGGGACAGGGAGAAGGACCGGGACAAGGACAGAGACAAGAGACAGAGGAGCAGAAGCAAAGACAGgaaggaggagaaaaaagacAGACCTGAGACCTCAAGAGACACTGAGAAGTCTACTGATAATGAAGTCATGTCCTGA